One genomic window of Tenacibaculum tangerinum includes the following:
- a CDS encoding DUF2927 domain-containing protein, which translates to MVQKDNKMIKSSYLILFVSIICLSVFIYKIINPSEKVFLSDYEKDLLNYFKEVTLNSEFGESPRSIIKWNKKMLLYISRDNEYEKQVKRINEVIKEINLLTAKSGFEINITKDKSKCNSIIYLGQRDKVEKENPDFFEGVDKEFTGLVDIEFDLNDYFITKSIIFIDVNQPINIQLSTILEELSQSIGIPAGSEIYPNSIFYENQVIEGRLNQNLSQIDKDVIKLLYHPKMRAGLNNFHITNVYKRILKSEGSSYFGGNNDFVEIKS; encoded by the coding sequence ATGGTACAAAAAGATAATAAAATGATTAAATCCTCATATTTGATTTTATTTGTTTCAATTATTTGTTTAAGTGTTTTTATCTATAAAATAATAAATCCTTCTGAGAAAGTTTTTCTTTCTGATTATGAAAAGGATTTACTTAATTATTTCAAGGAAGTGACTTTAAATTCAGAGTTTGGAGAAAGTCCCAGAAGTATTATTAAATGGAATAAAAAAATGCTTCTTTATATATCAAGAGATAATGAGTATGAAAAGCAAGTGAAAAGAATCAATGAAGTTATAAAAGAAATTAATTTATTAACTGCTAAAAGTGGGTTTGAAATAAATATTACAAAAGATAAATCTAAATGTAATTCAATAATTTACTTAGGGCAAAGAGATAAAGTAGAAAAAGAAAATCCAGATTTTTTTGAAGGTGTAGATAAGGAATTTACAGGGTTAGTAGATATAGAGTTTGATTTAAATGATTATTTTATAACTAAATCAATTATATTTATCGATGTAAATCAGCCTATTAATATTCAACTTTCTACAATATTGGAAGAGTTATCTCAAAGCATTGGTATACCTGCAGGTTCTGAAATATATCCAAACAGTATTTTTTATGAAAATCAAGTTATTGAGGGTAGATTAAATCAAAATCTTTCTCAAATTGATAAAGATGTTATAAAACTTTTATATCACCCAAAGATGAGAGCAGGATTGAACAACTTTCATATTACTAATGTCTATAAGAGAATTTTAAAATCTGAAGGAAGTAGCTATTTTGGAGGTAATAATGACTTTGTTGAAATAAAGAGTTAA
- a CDS encoding energy transducer TonB, which translates to MEIKKNPKSNLENYSKLFMQIGLVLALFVTYVAIENKTYDKEYGDLGIVDMASEIEEETIELQIEPPKPKPNTPPPPAPEKIEVVEDEKEVEETIIESTETDESEEIIVEDIEEVEEVEEVVEDVPFAIIEEVPVFPGCTGTKEQKKACLNKNLQKHVQRNFNAELANELGLTPGKKRIYVQFKIDKDGSITSVAARAPHPKLKQEAERVAKKIPNMKPGRQRGRPVRVGYTLPITFSVE; encoded by the coding sequence ATGGAAATTAAGAAAAATCCAAAATCAAACTTAGAGAATTACAGCAAACTTTTTATGCAAATAGGTTTGGTTTTAGCTTTATTTGTAACGTATGTTGCTATTGAAAATAAAACATACGATAAAGAGTATGGAGATTTAGGAATCGTTGATATGGCTTCAGAAATTGAAGAAGAAACGATCGAGCTTCAAATTGAACCACCAAAACCAAAGCCAAATACGCCTCCGCCACCAGCTCCTGAAAAGATTGAAGTTGTAGAAGATGAAAAAGAAGTTGAAGAAACAATTATTGAATCTACTGAAACCGACGAGTCAGAAGAAATCATCGTAGAAGACATCGAAGAAGTAGAAGAAGTAGAGGAAGTAGTAGAAGACGTACCTTTTGCTATTATCGAAGAAGTTCCTGTATTTCCTGGATGTACTGGTACAAAAGAACAAAAGAAAGCTTGTTTGAATAAAAATTTACAAAAACACGTTCAACGTAATTTTAATGCTGAACTAGCCAATGAGTTAGGATTAACTCCAGGGAAGAAAAGAATTTATGTGCAGTTTAAAATAGATAAAGATGGTTCTATTACTAGTGTAGCAGCTAGAGCACCCCACCCGAAATTAAAGCAAGAAGCTGAAAGAGTGGCTAAAAAAATACCTAATATGAAACCAGGTAGACAAAGAGGAAGACCTGTAAGAGTAGGATATACTTTGCCGATTACATTTAGTGTAGAATAG
- a CDS encoding VanZ family protein — protein sequence MLKDKLIIIAILITIGIAIISLVKLGKSPIEINHIDKLEHAFAYFVLTLVWLLALKRTKISTYAIVFCCFFYGTIIEVLQVTITSYRFGEFLDVLANSVGVLIAFIIYSSFFKKNKAI from the coding sequence TTGTTAAAGGATAAGTTAATTATAATAGCAATACTAATAACCATTGGTATTGCTATTATTAGCTTAGTAAAACTAGGAAAATCTCCTATAGAAATCAATCACATAGATAAGTTAGAACACGCTTTTGCCTATTTTGTGTTAACCTTAGTATGGTTACTAGCTTTGAAAAGAACAAAAATTAGCACATACGCTATCGTGTTTTGTTGTTTTTTTTACGGCACAATTATTGAGGTATTACAAGTCACCATAACGTCATACAGATTTGGAGAGTTTCTAGATGTACTGGCGAATTCAGTAGGAGTATTAATAGCTTTCATTATCTACAGTTCTTTTTTTAAGAAAAATAAAGCTATTTAA
- the gcvH gene encoding glycine cleavage system protein GcvH yields MNIPSELKYTKDHEWVRVENGVATIGITDFAQGELGDIVYVDVDTLDEELEAEEVFGSVEAVKTVSDLFMPLSGEVIEFNEALEDEPELVNSDPYAKGWMIKVKLSDDSQVTDLLSAEEYQELVKG; encoded by the coding sequence ATGAACATCCCATCAGAATTAAAATACACTAAAGACCACGAGTGGGTTAGAGTAGAAAATGGTGTAGCAACCATTGGCATTACAGACTTTGCACAAGGAGAATTAGGAGATATCGTATATGTTGATGTAGATACCTTAGATGAAGAATTAGAAGCAGAAGAAGTTTTCGGTTCTGTAGAAGCAGTAAAAACAGTATCAGACCTTTTCATGCCTTTATCTGGCGAAGTAATAGAATTTAACGAAGCGTTAGAAGACGAACCAGAATTGGTAAACTCTGACCCTTATGCAAAAGGCTGGATGATAAAAGTAAAACTATCTGATGACTCACAAGTAACAGACTTGTTAAGTGCTGAAGAATATCAAGAACTTGTTAAAGGATAA